The nucleotide window CAGGTCGGCCTTGGTTCCTCTGTCTTCCCGGCCAAGTGCATTTTCATGTAACgctcttttgccttctgcttcTCAATCTCCTGTCATTCTCTCCTTGAAAGCTCCTTTGGCCCATCCAGATCCAGTTGTGTGAGCTTTTTGGTTGTCTGTGCCACCGGGTTGGGGTTCTTATTGTTGATGAGCCCTTCCACACGTTTGCGCCTTTGCTGGTAGtcatcttcatcctcattgtcatCTGAGTCTAgagatttcttctccttttgggGTCACCTGCAGCTCCATCTCCACTTTCTTTTTGCTCCTCTTCTTCCCTGGCCTTCTGCTTCTCAGCCTGCAGCTGCACGTCGATCTCCTCAGGGCTCATACACTGCCTTGCCCGGCCTTTGtggcctccctttctccctcctttagGTATCGTGGCTCCAGCGGTGGCAGCTGTGCCTCAAACTGACACCAGAAccggaatttttgtatttttagtcgagacagggtttcaccatcttggtcaggctggtcttcaactcctgacctcgtgatccactcacctcggccttccaaagtgttgggattacaggtgtgagccactgcacctggccaggatttttaaaattcttttcagacagggtcttgctctgttaccctcactgcagccttgaactcctgggctaaatgGATCCTCCccactcaacctcccaagtagctgggactacaaacatgtgccaccactaacctggctaatttttaattgtttttgtagagatggggtctgcctatgttgcccagactgatctcaaactcctgaactcaagctatcctctgacctcagcctcccaaagtgctgggattgtgaaCCACTGCATGCAGCCacttttggaatatatatatatatatatatattccaaatatatgcatatatatatatgcataccgAGACCAGCTCGAtcatggagaccctaacccagtggcattagaggaattaaagacacacacacagaaatatagagtgtggagtgggGTCAGGGAgctgacagccttcagagctgagagccctgaacagagtttgacccacatatttattgacagcaagccaatGATAAGCATTCTTTCTATAggttatagattaactaaaagtattccttacaggaaacaaagggatgggccaaaacAAAGCAAGAGCTCTAGCTatttatctgcagcaggaacaggtccttaaggcacagatcgctcatgctattgtttgtggtttaggaacacctttaagtggttttctgccctgggtgggccaggtatTCCttccctcattccagtaaacccacagCCTTCAGTGTGGGCGTCATGGCCAACACAAACATGTTatagtgctgcagagatttcgtttatggccagttttggggccagtttatggccagatttgggggcgtgttcccaacatgtcccccttttttagttttacaaagCGATAAAAGTAGTCACAGTGAGCTACTTCTCGCAGGAGCTGGGATCCACgtctgcagactatacaaagacaaacaacacagattaaaagcacaatcatcattgaaatcacagagcaTCCAAAAGTgtctttatctatttttttctttttcttgagatggagtcttgctctgtcacccaggctggagtgcaatggcacggtctcagctcactgcaagctccgcctcctgggttcacgccgttctcctgcctcagcctcctgagtagctcggactacaggtgctggccaccacacctggctaatagtttgtatttttagtagagatggggttcaccatgttagccaggatggtctcgatttcctgacctcgtgatccgccctcctcggcctcccaaagtgctgggattacaggcgtgagccactgcgcccagcatctttatctattttaatgggttactagctgttaatctgtctgcagctccttcaagcactccagttcctggcattaaggtcaggtgtgcctgggatgctttagatattcattcttttgattttgcaatatccaaagacaagtttgtagagtgtccttctagatgcttttttattctttcccaaattttgatcttattaagagccattaatagtttccacaaattcTTACATTTAGCTCCTACAGTGGGCCATATGATTTGAGGCTGAGGTGCCACTATACTGCCATGTctccagataataggaactcttgCCGTATTTCTTACCATTTCCCCATGTGACCATTTTGTTCAGACcagctgaacatagtgtggcAGTGGCAcgcagactgagaggtgcaattcaagctaaacatccccttaggggaccaatCAATAATGATTCCATGGGAATCATTTCACAGCACCTCTTCCTGTTCTGCAATGCAATCTTCCCAAACAAGTATGTTCATTATTTCTGGCCAGGTTCTATTCTGTTGGCAAATAGGTTTTTGATGGCGGTATacctcaattataggagcagagttattatggtaaatactgagatcagaaaacatgtgtaactgtgtcatagagtgattacATCCAGGCATTATTGCCAGCCAAGATTGATGAATATTCCCAGtaagtataattgttctctgtgtcagcccttgTTGAAGGAATACTCATGGCAATGGTGATCACTGCCATTATAGCTAtcattaaattattcattgtgactggttgtcctgctttcctcaggttttcttccaccatctgtgacagcttcttgatcagtccccaggtgggtggctgtgttcgATGGGTGTTGCTCatgacagttggggtcctcctcagcGTCAGTCTCAACATGGCTGCAACCGGGGGGTCCTCGGGATCCTCTAGGAATCTCTTCCTcagcatctggctcatgataaggcttcaggtgtcttgatggtatccaaatcGACTGTTGATTCagtcctggagaaacacaagcataacctctaccccaagttattattttacctatttcccaactttttgttatcAGATCCCGCCACCAAAccagttgttctgcttctgtctttgcagctggtttctgtagatACTGTTCAGCTGCTGAGAGCATCTGGCCTTTaggcaggctcaaaaaatttaaagtcaataATGTGAGATTCAATTGCATACGGGGTATCCCATAGTCCCTGTTTTCCCCCCTCtgcttttgcaactgctgttttagggagagattcattctttctactatggcttgtccttgagaattgcatgggataccagtaatgtgtttaatattccacatagagaaaaatgtagctagagcttggctagcatagcctggggcattatctgttttaatagaagctggaatgTCCATCACcgcaaaacactgcaaaaggtgaCGTTTAACACAGGCGGAAGACTCTCCTGAGTGGCATGTAGCCCAGACAAAGTGAGAGAACGtgtccacacatacatgtacgTAAGCTAGTGTCCCAAACGGGTGAACATGTGTGACACCCATTTGCCAAAGAGAGTTAGGTTCCAATCCTCAAGGATTAACTCctcctgtaaaagatgaggaagGCACCATTTGGCAAGCTGGGCATCGCTGGATAATAGCTTTcgcttctttccaggtaatgctgtatctgcgtttgagaccagaggcattaacatgggttaaattgtgaaagtgtctagCATTAGATATTGCAGTAGCAAGTAGGTGATGAGCCATTTGATTCCCTTCAGTCAAAGGTCCTGGAAGAAGTGTATGAGCCCTAATGTGAGTGATGTAAAAAGGGTGCATTCTGCTCCTAACTGCTGTTTGCAATTGGataaataaagtcatcagttgttcatctgtatgaaatcataactgagcattttctttttcttttttttatttttttttagcattttcaattaattgtgtggaatgaaccactcatgaagaatcagaaatcacattagcAGGCATATCAGaagcagtcaatacctcaattacagctacaagctctgctttttgagctgaagtatagggtgtccaaaaaattttatctttcaagccagaataagaagctttaccattgctagacccatctgtaaaaacattttcaattggtttaaatttagttattttagggagaatccaattagttaatttcaaaaatggaaataattttgttttagggAAATGATTGAGAATACCCACAAAGTCAGCTAAATGGGTTTGCCAagtaagactatttataaaagcttgctgtatttgtgccttcatgagagggacaataatttttccaggatcatatccatgtaatttaGTAATCCAAGTTCTCCCATTTCCTATCGTAGTAGTGATTTGATCCAAGTAAGGAGTTACAGTCTGTGAAttagtatgtggaagaaaaagccacTCTACAAGATCTTCCTCTTGAACAATAACACCAGTAGGTGAATGCTGAGTtggaaaaattagcaaatctagagtcttctctggatctattctatttatttgagccTTATGGACTTGCTTTTCGATTAGCTGCAGCTCTGCTTCAACTTCTTTTGTTAATTGCCAAGGGCTAGTGAAACTAGGATCTCCTCTAAggatagaaaatagattattCATGGTATAGGTAGGAATGCCTAGAGCAGATCGTATCTAATTAACAtcccctagtaatttttgaaagtcattcaatgttttcttttttttttttttttttttttttttttttttgagagggagtctcgcgctgtcgcccgggctggagtgtagtggccggatctcagctcactgcaagctccgcctcccgggtttacgccattctcctgcctcagcctcccgagtagctgggactacaggcgcccgccacctcgcccggctatttttttgtattttttagtagagacggggtttcactgcgttagccaggatggtctcgatctcctgacctcgtgatccgcccgtctcggcctcccaaagtgctgggattacaggcttgagccaccgcgcccggcctgtcattCAATGTTTTCAATTGATCCCTATGTATGGTTACTTTCTGTGAAACAAtggtagtgtcatttactaaggCCCCCAAGTAGGGGTAAGTAGTTgtagtctgaattttgtcaggagctATAATTAAACCAGTGCGAGAAATCAAATTTTGCAAGTGATTATAACATTGGAGTAATATTTCTTGAGTGGGACAGCACAAAGTATATTGTCTATATAGTGAATATTGTAACATTGTGAAAATTTTTTATGAGTAGGTTCAATTGCTTGCCCTACATAAGTCTGGCAAATTGTTGGACTGTTTAACATACCTTGTGGCAACACTTTCCAATGAAAACacttagcaggctgcaggttgtttactgcaggaattgtaaatgcaaaccgttcacagtcttgctcagctaagggGATAGTAAAGAGAGAGTcttaaatctatgactattaaaggccaattttttggaatcATAGCAGAAGAAGGCAGTCCTGGCTGCAATGTCcccataggttgtataactgaattaatggctcttaagtcagttaacattctccatttacctgatttttttcttaattatgaaaactggagaattccaaggggaaaatgttggagctatgtgtcctttttctaattgttcattaaCTAAGTCCTCTAAAGTCTgcagtttctctttacttagcagccattgttctatccaaattggcttatctgttaaccattttaaaggtgtaggttctggaggcttaacaatggctgCCGTTAAAAATGATATCTTCAACCTTGGCGGGAACTTTGTCTTTCCGTTTGAAGCAGTTCCTTAAAACCTTGCAAATTTTTTCCTAGTCCCATACCATGGACATACCCCATTCTTGcatcatatgttgactttgagggctgCATAATGCTCTGGAATTAAAACTTGTTCTCCCAATTGTAATAAATCTATCCCCCATAAAATTATAGgcacagaagttataattggcCAGTTTTGGgaccagtttatggccagatttgggggtctgttccatatatatatatatatttattttttgagatggagttgtgcccttgttacccaggctggagtgcagtggcatgatctcagctcattggaacctctgcctcccgagttcaagccattctcctgcctcagcctcccaagtagctgaaattataggcacccaccaccacgcctggctaatttttgtatttttagtagagatggggtttcaccatggtttCACCTGGTTtcaccaggctgatcttgaactcctgacctcagcctcccaaagtgcagggattacaggcgtgagccaccatgcctggcccagaatttttaaaaacagcattattgaggtataactgacacACACTAAATCACACATATGAAAAAGTGTACAACTTAATAAATTTTGTATGtgtacagccatcaccacaatcaagatagaaaacatatccatcacctccaaaaattttcttctgcctttttttcttttttcttttctttctttctttcttttttttttttttgactagaAATGgattcttgctctattgctcaggctggtctgaaacttcgGGCTGCACGTGatcctcctggcctcccaaagcgtaggaattacaggtgtgagcttccAAGTCCAGTGGCATACAGGAATCCATGTGATAAAATTGTATAGAACTAAAACACTCAAGAATATATAAGATcaaggcttggcacagtggctcacgcctgtaatcccagcactttgggaagctaaggcgggcagatcacctgaggtcaggagttcgagaccagcctgaccaacatggagaaaccccatctctactaagaatacaaaattagccaggcgtggtgaaacatgcctgtaatcccagctacttgggaggctgagacaggagaatcgcttaaatgtgggaggtggaggttgcagtgagccgagatcacaccattgtactccagcctgggcaacaagaacgaaactccatctcaaaaaaaagaagaatataagatcaaagggccagatgtggtgggcatggtagtggctcacacccgtaatcccagcactttggaaggccaagatgggtggatcatttgacgtcaggagttagagaccatcctggcccacatggtgaaaccctgcctctactaaaaatacaaaaaaaattagccaggtgtagtggcgggcgcctgtaatcccagctacttgggaggctgaggcaggagaatggcttgaacccaggaggcacagtgggcagtgagctgagatctcaccactgcactccagcctgggcgacagagtgagactctgtctcaaaaaacaagagtATATGATCAGTAGATTGTATCAAGATCAATATCCTGGTTGCGACGTTGTACTCTAGTTTTGTAAGATGTTACCATTGTGGGAAACTGGGTAAATTGTACAGAAGAGctctctgtattattattattattttgaaatagagtttcgtgcttgttgcccaggctggagtgaaagggtgcgatcttagctcaaggcaaccaccgcctcccgtgttcaagcaattctcccgcctcagcctcccgagtagctgagtttacagacatgtgcctccatgcctagccaatttgtgtgtgtgtgtgtgtgtgtgtgtgtgtgtgtgtgacggagttttgcccttgttgcccaggctggagtgcaatggcccgcctcccgggttcaagcgattctcctgcctcagcctcccgagtagctgggattacggccatgcaccatcacacctggctaattttgcatttttagtggagactgggtttcacaatgttggtcaggctggtcttgaactcctcacctcagatgattcgtccacctcggcctcccaaagtgctgggattacaggtgtgatattattattattttgagacagggtgtcagtcggtcacgcaggctagagtgcagtggtacagtcacagctcCTAAAGCCTTGACCTCCCCTTCATGTGATAaagccattctgtatctttttttttttttgtagagctggggtttcaccatgttgcccaggctggtctcaaactcctggactcaggctatctgcctaccttggccttccaaagtgcctgggattacaggcatgagccactgtgcctgtgagaccccatttgtaaaaaaaaaaagatacagaatggcttTGTCATCTTAAGTGTCTCATGTTGCCCTCTTTTAATGTCATCCACCTGCCTACCACACCCtttatgtgagtctatttctttttctcgctgagtagtattccattgtgtggattaTACCAAGACTTGTTTATTCTTTACCTATTATTGACAGACTATGGGTTGTTTCCAGAGTtcaactattacaaataaagctgctacaaaacattcatgtgcaagtctCTGTATGAAcatatactttcatttctcttgggtaaatatctaggattGGATTGGCTGATTCATatggtacatatatttttaatgtttttttttttcttttttcttgagacagagtctcgcactgtcacccaggctggagtccagcggcatgatcttgcctcactgcaacctccgcctcccgtgttcaagctattctcctgccttagccccctgagtagctggggttagaggcgcccaccaccatgcccagctaatttttatatattttttttattagagacggggtttcaccatgttggccaggctggtctcgaactctgacctcaagtgatctgccctcctcagcctcccaaagtgctgagattacaggtgtgagccaccgcgctcagccgtatcgtatttttaactttttaagaaactgacaaactctttcaaagtggttgtacctACCAGCAGCGTAtgagaggtccagtttcagtatATATTCTCTCCAACACGCCAGGCTTTTCTAAAAACATAGTtccattgagatataattcacataccatacaatttgcacatttaaaataaaaaattggctgggcatggtggctcatgccggtaatcctagcactttgggaggctgaggctggtggattgcctgagctcaggagttcgagagcagcctgggcagcatgataaacaaccccatccctactaaaataaaaaaaattagccaggtttggcggtgtgcgcctctagtcccagttacttggaaggctgaggcaggagaattgctataacctgggaggcggaggttgcagtgagctgagattgtgccgctgcactccagcctgggcggcagagcgagattctgtctgaaaaaaataataataatttttaaaaagccaggtgtggtggcttacacctgtaatcccagcactttgggaggctgaggtaggtggatcacctgaggtcaggagtttgagaccagcctggccaacatggtgaaaccccatctcaactaaaaatacaaaaaattagctgggcatggtggcgcatgctgtaatccccgctactcgggaggctgaggcaggagaatcccttgaacccggaaggcggaggttgcagtgagctgagatcacaccattgcactccagcttgggcaacaagagcaaaactccatttcaaaaaagtaaaacattgttTATtgtattcacagaattgtgcatcTATCACTACaaccaattttagaacatttaagaaaagaaaaccccatactATTTAGTGGTAACACCTCATTCTTCTCCCAGATCTTTTCCCCCTAGTCCTATGCACCCACTAATATACTTTCTccctctgtggatttgcctattctatacattttacattaaatggaatcatatgataCAAGGTCTTTTGTGactttctttcacttaacatattaggttttcagggttcatccatgttgtaacatgtagcagcactttatttttattgctgaataatatttaattgtatgggtattttgtttatccactcattagttgatggacatttgagttgattccacaCTTCCATCTTTTAAATTGTAGCCCTTCTAAtgggtgtgtagtgatatctcattgtggtttagttTGTGTTTCCCTAATTATTAATGATGCTATATGTCTGAAAAAACCTTTATCTtacttaggtttttttttgtttttttttttttttttttttttttttttcaggctgttgcccaggctggagttacttgcaagctccgcctcccgggttcccgccattctcctgcctcagcctcctgagtagctgggactacaaccgcgcccggctaattttttgtattttttagtagagacggggtttcactgtggtctcgatctcctgaccttgtgatccgtagcctcggcctcccaaagtgctgggattacagcttgagccaccgcgcccggcccttacttaggtttttgaaagatattttcgtTGGGTAGAGAATTCTACATTGATGGCcgggcttagtggctcatgcctgtaatcccagcactttgagaggccaaggtgggaggattgcttgagcccagaaccTCAAGAccagaagctcgagaccagcctgggcaacatggcaagactctgtctctacaaaaaaataaaaataaaaaataaataaaaattaaccaggtgtggtggtatgtgcctgtggtcccatctactcaggaggctgaggtaggcaggactggttgaatctgggaggttgaggttacagtgagccatgactgggcctctgcactccagcctgggcaaagagcaaggctctgtcttttttttttttttttttgaaagggagtctcgctctattgtgcaggctggagcacagtggcacgatctcggcttactgtgacctccacctcccgggttcaagcgattctcttgcttcagcctcccgagtaactgggactacaggcacgtgccaccatgcctggctaattttttgtatttttagtagagatggggtttcaccatgttagccaggatggtttcaatttcctgaccttgtgatccgcccacctcggcctcccaaaatactggtattacagccaccgtgcccagttggctctgtcttttttaaaaaaaaaaaaaaaccaaaccacaaaGAGCCGAGCATAGTGAGGCTCACttctgaatcccagcactttgggagagtgaggcgggtagatcc belongs to Macaca thibetana thibetana isolate TM-01 chromosome 4, ASM2454274v1, whole genome shotgun sequence and includes:
- the LOC126953469 gene encoding LOW QUALITY PROTEIN: 28 kDa heat- and acid-stable phosphoprotein (The sequence of the model RefSeq protein was modified relative to this genomic sequence to represent the inferred CDS: inserted 2 bases in 2 codons; substituted 1 base at 1 genomic stop codon), whose product is MLSAAEQYLQKPAAKTEAEQLVWWRDLITKSWEIGTAATAGATIPKGGRKGGHKGRARQCMSPEEIDVQLQAEKQKAREEEEQKESGDGAAGDPXKEKKSLDSDDNEDEDDYQQRRKRVEGLINNKNPNPVAQTTKKLTQLDLDGPKELSRREXQEIEKQKAKERYMKMHLAGKTEEXKADLARVAIIRKEQDDAARKKEEERKAKDNATLSGKPMQSLSLNKQL